A single window of Amphiura filiformis chromosome 17, Afil_fr2py, whole genome shotgun sequence DNA harbors:
- the LOC140138037 gene encoding uncharacterized protein, with protein sequence MECYQTTCIVCHSSRPNSSGFHHITYERTKEKPDYPSLAERVCKILKMDDIHISQGSPYPLVMCSSCLQEMTQIENAAKVKKKFKKSLKKSLDETLSVAGCRRERKRSGQKSGDKTRKERRLECKLSASDLELCVKEMDELITHILQDELRSKSKASDSGLLSTELAIVKETLCEMEKEIGKYESTKASGSAKHASEGVIRELLMKHRITLEYKDKLVQHLNRMIAYISKHKSNFDCNADGLQKFCRILEVVYRQKSRPNEGGDIGDDSSSISSSLSSMSCSSITTNLKQSVDNIFKQTAAQIAKAWRETSDNIQARTDHPTSTAEPQTVAKEKPLPVTTEDEEMVIGSQMQKIINGQENEEEVIDIESVGSDESNEEEQVGDQTKPGEDDQNEPAEKKKVDDGSGEASSSSSNAMIIDDDEDEEQERLKQADLSSKVKKNLYHHLKYHHLKMIFLKLNRPRKMRLSSSVSIAMMMTTMRKRRRKRLRKVVVITHWNHSMSQQC encoded by the exons ATGGAGTGTTATCAAACAACCTGCATCGTCTGCCATTCATCCAGACCAAACAGCTCTGGCTTTCATCACATTACTTATGAGAGGACTAAAGAGAAACCAGATTACCCATCTCTGGCAGAAAGAGTCTGTAAAATTCTCAAGATGGATGACATCCATATCTCACAGGGCTCACCGTATCCCCTCGTGATGTGCTCATCATGTCTGCAAGAGATGACACAAATAGAGAATGCTGCAAAAgtcaagaaaaagttcaaaaagtCTTTGAAGAAGAGTCTTGATGAGACATTAAGTGTTGCTGGTTGCAGAAGGGAGAGGAAAAGATCGGGTCAGAAGTCTGGAGACAAG acAAGAAAAGAGAGGAGACTTGAATGTAAGTTATCAGCATCAGATTTGGAGCTGTGTGTGAAAGAAATGGATGAATTGATTACCCATATACTGCAAGATGAACTCAGAAGCAAAAGCAAAGCTTCTG ATTCAGGGTTACTTTCTACAGAGCTTGCAATTGTCAAAG AAACATTATGTGAGATGGAGAAAGAGATTGGCAAGTATGAGTCAACAAAGGCATCAGGATCAGCTAAGCATGCAAGTGAAGG TGTTATCCGTGAATTGCTGATGAAACACAGAATCACACTGGAATACAAAGATAAACTTGTGCAACATCTCAACAGAATGATTGCATATATATCCAAAC acaaatccaattttgatTGCAATGCAGATGGTTTACAGAAGTTCTGTAGAATATTAGAG GTTGTTTACAGACAAAAATCAAGACCTAACGAG GGTGGTGATATTGGAGATGACAGTTCCAGCATATCTAGTTCATTATCAAGTATGTCATGCAGTAGTATCACAACCAATCTCAAGCAATCAGTGGATAATATATTCAAACAG ACTGCAGCTCAGATTGCCAAAGCCTGGAGAGAAACAAGTGACAATATACAGGCAAGAACTGACCACCCTACCTCAACAGCAGAACCACAAACTGTAGCCAAAGAAAAGCCTCTACCAGTCACTACAGAAGATGAAGAGATGGTGATAGGTTCACAGATGCAAAAGATTATCAATGGTCAAGAGAATGAGGAGGAAGTTATTGATATTGAAAGTGTAGGGTCAGACGAGAGCAACGAGGAGGAGCAGGTTGGTGATCAAACCAAACCTGGTGAAGATGATCAGAATGAACCTGCTGAAAAGAAGAAGGTGGATGATGGAAGCGGTGAGGCTTCATCCTCATCATCTAATGCGATGATCATTGATGACGATGAGGATGAGGAGCAGGAGCGATTGAAGCAAGCTGACCTAAGTAGTAAAGTGAAAAAGAACCTGTACCATCATCTCAAGTACCATCATCTCAAGATGATATTCTTGAAATTGAACAGGCCAAGAAAGATGCGCCTGTCCTCATCTGTATCGATagcgatgatgatgacaacaatgaggaagaggaggagaaaAAGATTGAGAAAAGTAGTGGTGATAACTCACTGGAATCATTCCATGAGTCAACAATGTTGA